A stretch of DNA from Acropora palmata chromosome 12, jaAcrPala1.3, whole genome shotgun sequence:
GATGAACCCCTACAACAgacacaacaagaaaaattaatgttacatTAGATTAGAAGTACGCAACGGTCTATGAGTGCAActacatcttttttttttatcatatttcAGTCAGTTCAAGAGCTAATTGATTTGAAGCAGGCAACAAGACGGAAGAACAGGTTGTTATGCTTTTGAGAAGCAAAGTTTTATTCAATACACTTAACAAACAAACTACCGGGGGAGCAAAAATATACATATCTATATATCTACTATATATGCTATCAATGTAATCATTGTCTGCATAAACCACTATGTGCAAATGTCAATAAAACCATATACACATATGCTAATGTGTCACACAGGTACACTTTAGTAAAGAAGTCTCAATTTCTGCTGGTTATAAAATGTGTCATCAGCTGGATTAAGTATCAAACTTCTTTGTCGTACAAAATGTTTGTAAGAAAAGTTTGATTTCTAAAGAAGTTGTAGTGGTTTATTAGTGGGAAAGGAAAACGCCATAATTTGGTATTAAAGTACATTGCTCACAAGGGTTAAATTACAGTACTCAGATAAGGATTGGCGTCGTGGTCAGAGCACACACCTTCACCAATGTGGCCGGGGTTCGATTCCGTCCTCTAACCCATATGTGAGTTGAGTTTGTTTATTTccctttttcagtttttcccCAGGTAATCTGGTTTTCACCTCCCAACAGAAAACCAAAACTCtgaacttgatttgatttgttgtgtcTCTGTTTGATTTGTAATCTCCTCAATTAGTAAAGAAACTGCACTCAGATAAATCCACGGAGACATAAATAAACCGattatttgttattatatGTCCAGGATCCTGTTGTTAAAAGgttgattaagctaatcctgggcAAGAGTAAACTTTGAGTCTGGTTTAGTTAcagttcaaaaaaaaaatttccaaaagatTTTCACCCTTAAGTTTTGACTGGAAGTTAACTTAGCATTAAATAAGATTAAAACTTTGGTAAAATCTTGATCCTAGGTTAGCGTTAATAAGCTTTCAAATGACAGGGgccaggattgcaagtaattaaaTGCATGCTGCTTCAAATAAGTGTCATGAAATATCCCCTTGCACTTTGGATCAACTTTGACATCACTGTCTTGTAATGAGGAATAAAGATAATTAAGGTAACAAAGTGTCCTCTTTCTACAAGATAATGGTAATTAGAGAAAGTTTGACTAGTCGGCCATTGCTCTGATGTTGAACTGGCCCACTAGTAACCTACTTAGCTCTAATTGATGAGGGCCAATTTTGAAACGATCCTGTGAAATGGAGAAAAAACATGCCATCATCCTAATACCTAATTTCTCCAATCTTTTTCGCCGTTGCAGATCCAACATTTTTTGCAGCGCTAGCAGTCTTTGAACCTGCGTCACTCAACACCGACTTTGTGGCAGCAGCACCTGTGCTGAGTTTATTGTAGCTGAAATAAAGgggaaaataaatattgttattataattacaATCACAGATGGAAACAACAATCCACGCTATCATTATAATACCACCTGATGGAAGAACAAAATATTGTTCTTGCAAATACTTAATTGTATTAATATAAATTTCtcacttattttctttcattaaagtGTTTATGGAAATATTGACATTTCAGGAAACATAATTGGTGCAgcaatcaattgaaaacagTGACAGCCAAGctgtttcaaatttgcaaaGTGCACtgctgaaagaaaacaatcactactgttgaatgtcaataataattgataattGATAATTGTGAGACTGTTAAAAGCCCCAAAACTTACGCTTGAGAATGgacaattttttcattcaaatctTTGAATGTGTCCGATGTCTTTTGATACCTGTTATACAAAACAAACATATATATAAAAAGAGAGCTGCAATCATTGTTCTTTGTGTCAAATGAAAGGAGAATTCAGTAAAAAAATATGGTTTTGGTATTGAAGGAAACTTTCCCAGAACACTTGAAAATGTGTTTAACTGAATTCTGAGAATTTGTGAAAGTGGATAGCAGCAGGGATGCGGTGTGATGTAACATCATTTCTTCAGTAAATCTACATTAGTAGATGATCAAAATCCACAGCAACATTTCTTGCCCTGTCAGCCATTGTCATTATTCTGTCAACTGGAAGTTAATTAGTGCTCTTTAAAACATTATTCCATGTCATTTTTTGCACCATGCTGGGACCCAAGCTGATTGAGGTAAACAAGATAACGCCTTGAAAAGAATTTTCGTCCCTTTAAAAATTGATCCACACTGAATCTCTAAAGCCTTTTGTGCTGGAACACTTGCATCCCAGCCCCAttgcaaacaaaagatttaCAGAGAAGTGACCAAATCCTGTAAAGGGCCTATTGtgttaaaaacagaaaagggACGCTCAATTCAGCAATAGACTGTACTTTTATGGTAAGGACAAATGGGCACCCCCAGCCACATAATAACATTTTACTCTAACTTTGTCAAGCAGACAAAAATATCGAGTCATGTAACAGttttaatgaataataattcttaCATCTGTGTCCCTTGTAAGTTTTGATATTGCTGTTGAACTCCATCTCTAAACTGTGTCCAAGGTGTGATTCCCAGCAATCGTTTAATTTCTGCCAATTGCTTCTCTTTCCTGTCCAATGCTTGCTTCAGAGTGACAATTTCCTCTTcaatctacaaaaaaaaatcccttataaaattaattttctgttACAGAAAGAAGTCAACTTGTACAGCCGGGGTTTTCAAGGAGGTTTAGGGGGAATAAATTAATATAGTTACAACTAggattttttgcttttactcTTATTGAAGTGGCACAACATTGTAAGACAGATAAAAAGCCCTATGACAATAATTCCCTTGTAGGTCATATTGTAAACTTTGAGAAATTTGTGTATTTAGATGGGGTGGTAGAGTCTATTAATTCCATTTTAACTTGATTCAATTGAGAAATTAGTCACTTATCTACACAGGTATTAagagttttaattttctttgtggtATGCAGCACATCTTGGGACAAAAATTGAGCACCCAGTCTTGAATAACAACCATATCTTTGTCTCCTTTACAcgaatattgttattatttggtACTAAGTTCCAATATTCATGTAAAAGGATACAAGATGAAGAGGGAATACAATCTGATAAGGCTGCCACTAgagacttggtgctcactttctgtccaACAATGCGCTGCGTCCCACATAGAAAACTGCAACTCTTGCTGCCTGTATTGTAATGGACTTTCACCTTAGCCCCTTTAAACTAAACATGACACCTCTAGACTTTAAACAGAGAGGGGAGtggttgacaaaattaatttcacaAAGAGAAAGCGGAATTTATACATCATTTCTTATAATAGGTATAAAATTTGGCCCCTCTTTCTATTTTGATATGAAATTTGACAAAGAGATAACGTTTTGAGCGCTTTTGTAAATGTTATCATTGTGTGAAACGAAAGCATCAAAATAACCAATTGTGCCTATGTTTGGGGATATTAGGTAAGAACATTTTTCTTCGAGAAGATAACATATCCGATGCAACGTAGTTCATTTTTTTGAGTTCATAGTAGAGCCCCAAAAAACTTCCAATACATCcagaacaaatgaaatttcagagATCACTAGTTCACGTAATCATTAGGATCAAGGGGTTCATCAAGTAAGCAAATACCAGTACAAAACATATTCATGCTTTGTGACGTGTCATCAGCTGAACTTAGCTCAAGCTTAAAGATCAATACGTGATTTAAATATTCTACTACCTTCTGTGCTTGCAATTGGAGTTCCTGCTTCCTGGACTCTTCAGCTACTTCAAGATCAGGGGCTAAGCAAATCTCAGAGATTCCTTCGTCGTTGTCTGCTTCATGTGCTTCCATCTCTTTACCTACAACGAAGTCAGAAGTCTCCATTCTATTGCCAGCTTCCATGTCCATCTTCCTTTTCCGATCCTGTTCCGGTATATTCTATTCTGATCCCATACAGCCTTTCGGCCCCCTGCGGGGAGGAAAAATATTACCCACAATGCTTAAGAGGAATGAATTTTACCCACAATGATTGCGAGGAGGGACTATTGCCCACAGTTCATGCGGGGCTAACAGCTTACCCACAAGTCATTGTAAGACGCGTTACTCGTTCCCGGATGTTTCCATGTTTCAGTGACGAACGTATTCCAAGATGGCGCTTCAAAATCAAAGGAAAGCAAATGTGAGTAGTGAATTCGCATATATCTGTTGAACCCTGTATTTCTCATCTAAACAAGGTCGACTACGCTTGAATCGATTGTTTCTTTTCCGTTGTTAAACTTAACTATAAGCTGATTTTTGTCACCGTATTTTTGTCTCTGTCATTTGTGTAGAGTAATCGTCCTCATGGACTACATTTGCTGTGCGTTTTCTCGTTCGTTTGTCATTAATTAGAACTTTCTTTTACTTCTCTCTTAGGTCCGATTGCCACCAGAAGTGAATAGGATTTTGTACGTCAGGTTAGTATTTAATCCTTCCAAATTTCTCAGCTGTTAGTATAACCATTTCACATTTTATTCTGGCCTTCTGAAATAACAGTTACCTTTTGTTCCAGAAACTTGCCTTACAAGATTACTACAGAAGAAATGTATGACATATTTGGGAAATATGGAGGAATTAGGCAAATAAGACTGTAAGTGCAGAATGTAAGCAGTGAttttgtttgtgaaacgaAAGAAGAGAAGACGCTTTGATATTGGCCATCTCAAAGTGGCCTTCAGTCTTGCGTCAGTCTCTGTTTGCCTGTTCAAGTCTCAAGCTAAAAATGGTGAACAAACAAAGCTGATGCTCAATTATGGCAGAAAAGAGTTATGAGTAACTTTGGTACCGTAAAGCCCTGTTCAAACGGTTATGATGGTTGATGATAGTCGATTTACTTATCATGCGCGTTTGAAGATGAACCATCATGCACTATCATCGACTATCATAAACTATCATGCAGTTTGGACTGAGTCAAATTCGGCATGATAGTTGATTATAGTTTTTGTCGTTTGAACAAGTGAATGATGGGGCGTGATAGTTTTTCGGCCAGcgttttcttcaaaaatggGCTCAAACTTCCTCAAACCGAAAATGGCTACTGTGTTGCTATTGTCTGGGTAGGAACAAAGCCATAATTCTGACAAGAGTGACACTGATAGCGAAAAAGTGAGAAAAGCCAAAAAATCTAGAAAATTAGCCAAGGAGAAGTGGGGTGGTAATTTGATATGCAAACTTAGAGATGAGGCAAAGGCCCTTCCATGTTTGGTGGAAGATTTTGTTAATACGCCATTGAGGTATTGACCTCAGCGCCACCagatttgtttacaatttcaTGCTGTGGGAGACTAGGTACCAGTTAGCAACACAATCTCATCACCTGATTTCGGCAAATAACCTCAATTATCATGAACCATTTGAACGCAGACATGATAGTCAATGATAGTGAATGCTAGTTGAAACTACCATCGACTATCTTGCTGTTTGAACAGGGCTTAAGGGAGAACTATGGCCAGTCACTATTGAGTCCTGAGTTTGATCACTCACACTATATTTTACACTGTATGTATCGGTGCTCTACCATGAGATGATTATGGTATCCTCTCTAAACCAAAGGAATGATCTTTTGAAAAGTCAATGATTATTTTAATGCTCTCAGTGTGagttgttttcattaaaaataagTGGTGCACATGTTATGGTAAATAGTTCCAGGTCTTGAGTGAAACAATGACGATGACtgattactattattattcttgtattattattatcatcatttttttaTCACTCATCACCTAAATCAACtttaacaaaattaagtctttttttttttaattttacagtgGCAATACACCAGAAACAAGAGGTACAGCATTTGTTGTTTACGAAGATATATTTGATGCCAAAAATGCCTGTGACCATCTATCAGGTTTCAATGTATGCAACCGTTACCTGGTTGTCCTGTACTACCAGTCGACCAAGGTAAGAAGtgatgtttttctcttttcagtgCATTAGCTGTCGTTTCTTCGAAATACAAACCATGATTACTAGTCATTCTTATTCCATTCTTGTTCCCAGAGTCCATAGTGCTTTAAACAGCATTGGCTGTTCAGACTCTCTGAAGCACGgcaatttgaaacaaaagcagTCAGAAATCCTTATTGCCTTCATTGTCACTGGttattgaaaaataatcaCTTGTTCAGTGTAGAGGGATGGGTGCTTGGGATTTTGGAAATGGGCAGTTGGGAAGTGCAACAGACTTAGCTGTGTATGTTAACGGTTGGGTGGGACCAAGCATCGATAAGAGTCTGTTGCAGgggattttttttgcaagtgcGGATAATATCATTTACTGTTAGCTCATCAATGCCTTTTCTATTCTTATTCAACTCCAGCCTTGGAAATGGGAGCTGTTTTCATGGCTTTGTATCTCTCACCAGTTCAAATATGCTGGCaaaaagggaagaaaacaCGAGGGCTTTGTGCTGTTAACTTTGTTATTTAGATTTCTTTGATAATCTTGAGTTATAATGTAAGTTAAGGgtttcattttaaattaacatgcaaactgGTTACTTCAAAGATTATCTTCTTGGACAAACAACCAGTGTATTAGTGGACAACAGTATTAACAAAACACTTGTTTATTTGCACTTAAGGCTTTCCAAAAATTGGATAAGGAAAAGAAGAGACAAGAATTGGAgaaaatgagagaaa
This window harbors:
- the LOC141860996 gene encoding tumor protein D54-like isoform X1; translation: MDMEAGNRMETSDFVVGKEMEAHEADNDEGISEICLAPDLEVAEESRKQELQLQAQKIEEEIVTLKQALDRKEKQLAEIKRLLGITPWTQFRDGVQQQYQNLQGTQMYQKTSDTFKDLNEKIVHSQAYNKLSTGAAATKSVLSDAGSKTASAAKNVGSATAKKIGEIRGSSMFQSLGNRVVSASSSLKEIVVGQKPNSEDEAEVNSNTPGQEEVDLN
- the LOC141860996 gene encoding tumor protein D54-like isoform X2; the protein is MDMEAGNRMETSDFVVGKEMEAHEADNDEGISEICLAPDLEVAEESRKQELQLQAQKIEEEIVTLKQALDRKEKQLAEIKRLLGITPWTQFRDGVQQQYQNLQGTQMYQKTSDTFKDLNEKIVHSQAYNKLSTGAAATKSVLSDAGSKTASAAKNVGSATAKKIGEIRGSSMFQSLGNRVVSASSSLKFKMLGSANKSKLATPSSPDNDADLS
- the LOC141860997 gene encoding splicing factor 3B subunit 6-like; amino-acid sequence: MALQNQRKANVRLPPEVNRILYVRNLPYKITTEEMYDIFGKYGGIRQIRLGNTPETRGTAFVVYEDIFDAKNACDHLSGFNVCNRYLVVLYYQSTKAFQKLDKEKKRQELEKMREKYGINKDK